In one Thermodesulfobium acidiphilum genomic region, the following are encoded:
- a CDS encoding CofH family radical SAM protein — MIKNRISIPQAKKLFDLPLFELAKLADKTRAEFGHKKVTYIIDRNINYSNVCTSNCKFCYFSVPVGSKNSIRLSKAEIYKRVDEAVKLNATQIMLQGGLDPEFRLIDIIEIFKHIKKKYPNLVLHSLSAAEIDHFSKIERISYKEVIEKLKDAGLQGLPGAGAEILVDKIRQTISPKKISSSTWLHIHRIAHYSGLMSTATMVIGFGETIDDRLQHLKKVRDLQDETGGFIAFIPWIFKSKSKTKWENKIDYLKTVALSRIFFDNIPNIGASWLTVGKDVAPVALLCGANDLGSVMLEENVVASAMGQNHKPQSTEELENLIKSAGFESAQRDAFYNIIK; from the coding sequence ATGATAAAAAATAGAATAAGCATACCACAGGCAAAAAAACTTTTCGATTTGCCATTATTTGAGCTTGCAAAATTGGCTGACAAAACAAGGGCTGAGTTCGGACACAAAAAAGTAACTTATATTATAGATAGAAATATAAATTATAGTAACGTTTGTACTTCAAACTGTAAATTCTGCTATTTTAGCGTACCTGTAGGAAGTAAAAATTCTATCAGGCTTTCTAAGGCTGAAATTTATAAACGAGTAGACGAAGCTGTAAAGCTTAATGCAACACAAATTATGCTTCAAGGTGGACTGGACCCAGAGTTTAGGCTTATAGATATAATAGAAATATTCAAACACATTAAAAAAAAATATCCCAATTTAGTGCTTCATTCACTATCAGCTGCAGAAATAGATCATTTTTCAAAAATTGAACGTATCTCTTATAAGGAAGTAATAGAAAAATTAAAGGATGCTGGACTTCAGGGGCTCCCTGGAGCTGGAGCAGAAATATTGGTCGACAAAATTAGGCAAACAATTAGCCCAAAAAAGATCTCGTCTTCTACATGGCTACACATTCATAGAATTGCTCACTATTCAGGTTTAATGAGTACTGCTACCATGGTAATAGGCTTCGGCGAAACGATTGATGATAGATTGCAACATCTTAAAAAAGTAAGAGATCTACAAGATGAAACTGGAGGCTTCATAGCATTTATCCCCTGGATTTTTAAATCAAAAAGTAAAACAAAATGGGAAAACAAAATTGATTATTTAAAAACTGTAGCACTATCAAGAATTTTTTTTGATAATATACCAAATATAGGTGCATCGTGGCTTACAGTAGGAAAAGATGTAGCGCCAGTTGCTCTACTTTGCGGGGCAAATGATCTAGGTTCAGTGATGCTTGAAGAAAACGTGGTTGCAAGCGCAATGGGACAAAACCACAAGCCTCAAAGCACAGAAGAACTAGAAAATCTCATAAAATCAGCTGGTTTTGAAAGTGCCCAAAGAGATGCTTTTTATAACATTATAAAATAG
- a CDS encoding glycoside hydrolase family 130 protein — protein MNLELYKGSGIVKRYIFNPVLTKYDVPYEVSTVYNPAITMYQNKYILIFRAAKLNGRSILGKAISEDGLNFEVEREPFMVPESDGYFGRYESAGIEDPRITRIGDEYFITYSAYSEYGVRIGLAKTTDFKRVERIALITSADHRNIVIFPEKFGTDYVRLDRPHSDIIPWSIWISYSKDLIHWGRSEILIKPKPYHWDELKIGPGAPPIKTKDGWLSIIHGVYMTMSGSVYRLGVVLHDLEDPGKILGLSDEWILEPEDHWERVGYVPNVVFCSAALKEGDFIRLWWGAADSVVCTGIARVDELVEKCLKNKRKPL, from the coding sequence ATGAATTTAGAGTTATATAAAGGTTCTGGAATAGTAAAGAGATATATATTTAATCCTGTTCTTACTAAATATGACGTTCCTTATGAAGTTTCAACAGTTTATAATCCGGCTATTACTATGTATCAAAATAAGTATATATTAATATTTAGAGCAGCTAAGCTTAATGGCAGGTCAATTTTAGGGAAAGCTATTTCTGAAGATGGTCTTAATTTTGAAGTTGAAAGAGAACCATTTATGGTACCTGAAAGCGATGGGTATTTTGGCAGATATGAAAGTGCTGGCATAGAAGACCCACGAATTACTAGAATTGGTGATGAGTACTTTATTACCTATAGCGCTTACTCTGAATATGGGGTAAGGATTGGCCTTGCAAAGACGACCGACTTTAAGAGAGTTGAAAGAATTGCTCTAATTACAAGTGCAGATCATAGAAATATAGTAATTTTCCCTGAGAAATTTGGTACTGACTACGTTAGACTGGATAGACCTCACTCTGATATAATCCCCTGGTCCATCTGGATTTCATATTCAAAGGATCTTATACACTGGGGTAGATCGGAAATTTTGATAAAGCCGAAGCCATATCATTGGGATGAGCTAAAAATTGGTCCGGGTGCACCCCCTATAAAGACAAAGGACGGTTGGCTTAGTATTATTCACGGAGTTTATATGACTATGAGTGGTTCTGTTTATAGATTGGGCGTAGTTTTACACGATTTAGAAGACCCAGGTAAAATTTTGGGTTTATCTGACGAATGGATTCTTGAACCAGAGGATCATTGGGAAAGAGTTGGTTATGTTCCCAACGTTGTGTTCTGTTCAGCTGCTCTGAAGGAAGGCGATTTTATTAGGCTGTGGTGGGGAGCTGCTGATAGCGTAGTGTGTACAGGAATCGCAAGAGTGGACGAACTTGTAGAAAAGTGTCTAAAAAATAAAAGAAAACCCTTATAA
- a CDS encoding radical SAM protein gives MNRSDLKNLIDNPIDLFNEANKKKSSLYGKNVFFAKNIHLNLTNICVERCGFCPFARNKDDFDAYKLSPEVVASKLQGLTWLSEVHITSGLNPDLKWNEVLKILDSIRKTLPKATIKSLTAVEVEFYAKEENKPIESIIEDLLNHGSVSLTGGGAEILKDSMRTKLLTKKTSPEMWLKIHEIAHKIGLKSNATMLYGHFETFDDILEHLNLLEDLQQKTGGFQAFIPLKFQPLNTKFRHIKPATSIKTLKTIAISRLVLSIPHIKAYWPSIGQDCALMALWTGADDLEGTLVDEKIMHEGGSPEPGGLSAESLKDMITNIGLVPFERNSLYEKIG, from the coding sequence ATGAATAGATCAGACTTAAAAAATTTAATAGATAATCCAATAGATTTGTTCAACGAGGCCAATAAAAAGAAAAGCTCTCTATACGGCAAAAACGTCTTCTTTGCAAAAAATATTCATCTAAACCTTACCAACATTTGTGTAGAAAGATGCGGCTTTTGTCCTTTTGCCAGGAACAAAGATGACTTTGATGCATATAAGCTATCGCCAGAGGTCGTTGCCTCTAAGCTACAGGGTTTAACATGGTTAAGCGAGGTTCATATTACTTCAGGTCTTAATCCAGATTTGAAGTGGAATGAAGTCCTTAAAATCCTAGATTCAATTAGAAAGACGCTTCCAAAAGCTACAATAAAATCTCTTACGGCAGTAGAAGTTGAGTTCTACGCAAAGGAAGAGAACAAACCAATAGAAAGCATAATTGAAGATCTCTTAAACCACGGCAGCGTATCCCTTACAGGTGGGGGAGCAGAAATATTAAAAGATTCTATGAGAACAAAGCTTCTAACTAAGAAGACCTCGCCAGAAATGTGGCTCAAAATTCATGAAATTGCCCACAAAATTGGATTAAAATCAAATGCTACTATGTTATATGGCCATTTTGAAACTTTTGACGATATATTGGAACACCTGAATCTTTTAGAAGATCTACAGCAAAAAACAGGAGGCTTCCAGGCCTTTATCCCATTGAAATTTCAACCTTTAAACACAAAATTTAGACATATAAAACCAGCAACAAGTATTAAAACCCTTAAAACAATTGCAATTTCGCGCTTAGTTTTGTCAATTCCTCACATAAAAGCATATTGGCCATCAATAGGACAAGATTGCGCGCTCATGGCGCTCTGGACTGGCGCAGATGATCTTGAAGGCACTTTAGTAGACGAGAAAATTATGCACGAAGGAGGATCTCCAGAACCAGGAGGATTATCGGCTGAAAGCCTAAAGGATATGATAACGAATATTGGTCTCGTTCCTTTCGAAAGAAATTCTCTTTACGAAAAGATAGGATAA
- a CDS encoding menaquinone biosynthesis protein encodes MKTNENFLRFGLIKFYNFLPVKLGLEKIGYKFFLSDPATLNDMLLNDKLDVATISSVTWINNQDLLKPILPFGLSCYGPVLSTFLVSNEPIENLDKKIIRLSNTSNTINSMVICILRKFYRINPIFSKNSSNFCAQVIIGDDALSFMDNKNNSFVYDVSELWKQQTNLPTVFSLLAARKEIRNDLLLDFIKTYSLALKFAEIEKNNLDWKYKKTSANEYYSNLSYILDTNDLKGLFELEKLIKSLNY; translated from the coding sequence ATGAAAACTAATGAAAATTTTTTAAGGTTTGGTTTGATAAAGTTTTACAATTTTTTGCCGGTGAAACTGGGACTTGAAAAAATTGGTTATAAATTTTTCCTGTCAGATCCCGCAACCCTAAACGATATGTTATTAAACGATAAACTAGACGTTGCAACAATATCTTCAGTTACCTGGATTAACAATCAGGATTTGCTCAAACCAATTTTACCATTTGGTCTTTCTTGCTACGGACCAGTTCTTAGCACCTTTCTTGTCTCAAACGAACCAATTGAAAATCTTGACAAAAAGATAATAAGGTTATCGAACACCTCAAATACTATCAATAGCATGGTAATATGTATACTTAGAAAATTTTATAGAATCAATCCTATTTTCTCTAAGAATTCAAGTAACTTCTGCGCTCAGGTAATTATTGGTGACGATGCCTTAAGCTTTATGGATAATAAAAATAATAGTTTCGTATACGACGTGTCAGAACTCTGGAAACAACAAACTAATTTGCCCACTGTTTTTTCGCTGCTTGCCGCGCGAAAAGAAATTAGAAACGATCTTTTATTAGACTTTATTAAAACCTATTCGCTTGCTTTAAAGTTCGCCGAAATAGAAAAAAATAATTTAGATTGGAAATATAAAAAGACATCCGCAAATGAATATTATTCAAATTTGTCATATATCCTTGACACGAATGACTTGAAGGGACTATTTGAATTAGAAAAATTAATAAAAAGCTTAAATTATTAA
- a CDS encoding glycosyltransferase family 4 protein: MKIAMISPIAWRTPPRHYGPWEQVTSLLTEGLVKEGLNVTLFATADSITSAKLVSVVPTGYEEDKEADPKVLEYLHISNVFEMADEFDIIHNQFDFMPLCYSRLTKTPMVTTIHGFSSEKILPIYKKYNKHVSYVSISNSDRYPSLDYISTIYHGIDINNFPFNPDPRDYLLFFGRMHPDKGAHDAIKIAKFFKMKLFLAGPIQDEAYFKENIQPHLSEDIKYLGSVGPEKRGELLSNAICLLHPIYFNEPFGLSVIESLACGTPVLAYNRGSMKEILDESIGILVSSFEEAVEKFGLIYKIKRSDCRKYVERKFTSQRMVSEYIEVYKRILNSNQGGMIQ, from the coding sequence ATGAAGATTGCTATGATTTCACCAATTGCGTGGAGAACTCCTCCAAGGCATTATGGACCCTGGGAACAGGTTACATCATTGCTAACAGAAGGCCTTGTAAAAGAGGGTTTAAATGTAACCTTGTTTGCAACTGCAGATTCTATTACTTCTGCAAAGCTTGTTTCTGTAGTGCCAACAGGCTATGAAGAAGATAAAGAAGCTGACCCAAAGGTCTTAGAGTACCTTCATATCTCTAACGTTTTTGAGATGGCAGACGAATTTGACATAATACATAACCAATTTGACTTTATGCCGCTTTGCTATTCTAGACTTACAAAAACGCCAATGGTTACTACTATACACGGCTTTTCATCTGAAAAAATATTGCCTATTTACAAAAAATATAACAAACACGTTAGTTATGTATCTATTTCAAACTCGGATAGATATCCAAGCCTTGATTATATTTCTACGATATATCACGGAATTGATATTAACAATTTTCCATTTAACCCGGATCCGAGGGATTATCTTTTATTTTTTGGAAGGATGCATCCGGATAAGGGCGCTCATGATGCAATTAAAATAGCAAAATTTTTTAAAATGAAACTTTTTTTGGCAGGTCCTATACAGGATGAGGCTTATTTTAAAGAAAATATACAGCCTCACCTATCAGAAGATATAAAATATTTAGGCAGCGTTGGCCCTGAAAAAAGAGGAGAGTTGCTTTCTAACGCTATATGTTTGCTTCACCCTATATACTTTAATGAACCGTTCGGTTTGAGCGTAATTGAATCATTAGCTTGTGGTACTCCTGTCTTAGCTTATAATAGGGGAAGTATGAAGGAGATACTTGATGAATCAATTGGGATATTGGTTAGCTCTTTTGAGGAGGCAGTAGAGAAGTTTGGGCTTATTTATAAAATAAAAAGAAGTGATTGTAGAAAATATGTGGAAAGAAAGTTTACTTCTCAAAGAATGGTAAGTGAATATATTGAAGTCTATAAAAGGATATTAAATAGCAATCAAGGAGGAATGATACAATGA